The genomic window ttttgttttaaaagtacgcccataattaattttaaaaatcgattgacaataatacacgtagtgataaaattgttataaaataaataataatgttaaatgtaatagatcaataaatttaaaaaaaataattcacagtataataaaaaataataaaaataatgtataagttaatactattgtaaagtgtacattataacattacatGGTTAGATTGTGAGCAATACCTCGAAGATACTCCAGACGTGTTTTACCTTCACGATTGTCAAAAGCCGTTTTCAAGCGCTGTTCAAGTTTTTGCTGAACATTTGTTGGTCGTGGCTTTGGAGCTCCTCTGAGAATTGCTTCTATATCTGCGTCAACCTTACTTTGTTCTTTCTGAAGTTCTTTAATCAGCGTAAACAGACCAATATGAGCCCTCCCTACCAATTCATTCCAACGCCGATGCCAGGCCTCCGCATGGTTAGAAGTCCTAGGAATaccattatctataaaatgatgataatagtaattaaacaaactttataaataattgaaaattattgaataaaaatagagTATAGGTACcaatgttttcataaattgaCCACAACGATGGAGGAAAAAGTGGAATGTTCCTATGTTCGGTGTTGCGCACTATACGACGGACTTTACCTAATGTATAATTGTCTTCAAACCATTGCACAAAACTACTTGCATTGTTAGGCATGATTTCTTTAACCTCTTTGAATGCATCAGGAATTTCCTCTTCGGGCAAAAATGCAAGAGACAACATTTGtcgtattttaatactaaaattttcattatttccaTACTCGATAGATAGACCAAGGCTTTGTAATTTTCGCCACGCACTTTggcataaatgaaataaacatcCTTTACTTTTAGATAACGGAAACTCATGTTTGCTCGCATTTATTGCAACTATCTCAAAGTCGCTTATTATGTATTCAGGTgctaagtttatattattgtcttaagcaaaatcaattatatcctaaaaaaaaaatgttataaatatttttattatatattgcttTAAATAGCTACTTTTGAAAACAAGAacgtattaaagtaaattaatttctaaattataaatatataagcttGAAAAACGGatgtctaaattaataaaaaatgttgcattttcattattacctGATACATTTGGTTATAACATTGCTCTCTTTTACTTGTCATAAGAACATATACTAAAGGCAAAACTCTAGAGTTGTCACCGAAACCAACTTGTGCGTGAATAGTATACAGTTGCGTAAATATAGTAGGCACTGTTTTAAAAGTACCGTCAACTATCCAAAACATTGATTGACTGAGTTTTTGAACGTTATTCACAGTAGAAAATACAAGTATCTTATCTTcacctaaaataaatagaaaaaaaactaaatttagattgcataattattaatttattaacatacctATTACTGATTCTTTAATGAGAAATATTTGATCAGATagtgtttttttcaaattatccgGTATATTAAGATCATCAATTGAATTTGGTTCTGTATGATGGTGAGTAATACGTGCacgctttattttttttcgttgtgCTTCGTAACTAGGAAGATAAGGTTTTATATTCTCTGAAACGTTGGATTGTGTAGATTGAATAATTTGGGACGGTTTATTTGTTGTAGACCGGGCtgtatcttaatatttaatttaatttaaattactaaataggcttaaaaaaaatttctaataatttttatttaccttttaatatagaatttgCAATAGCAACTGGAGCTCGACTAGCTTCTGGAGCATGATTAT from Aphis gossypii isolate Hap1 chromosome 1, ASM2018417v2, whole genome shotgun sequence includes these protein-coding regions:
- the LOC126549329 gene encoding uncharacterized protein LOC126549329 is translated as MEEYCDIVLSQQGREKLVVKGYLMVKDKNRDDLYYWNCEKKVLFKCKGRASTILIDGRHKLRSDNDHNHAPEASRAPVAIANSILKDTARSTTNKPSQIIQSTQSNVSENIKPYLPSYEAQRKKIKRARITHHHTEPNSIDDLNIPDNLKKTLSDQIFLIKESVIGEDKILVFSTVNNVQKLSQSMFWIVDGTFKTVPTIFTQLYTIHAQVGFGDNSRVLPLVYVLMTSKREQCYNQMYQVIMKMQHFLLI